In one Chitinophaga sancti genomic region, the following are encoded:
- the nirD gene encoding nitrite reductase small subunit NirD: MEVTTDTQKDWVLACHTTDVPANGGVCVKLGDEQIALFYFARRNEWYATQNLCPHRQQMALSRGMTGTQEGEPKVACPFHKKTFSLKDGRCLTDEHECSITTYPVKVIENKVYIGVYNPVAIM; encoded by the coding sequence ATGGAAGTAACTACAGACACACAGAAAGATTGGGTACTTGCCTGCCACACCACCGACGTGCCTGCTAATGGTGGCGTATGTGTAAAACTGGGCGATGAACAGATAGCCCTGTTCTACTTTGCCCGCAGAAACGAATGGTATGCCACCCAGAACCTTTGCCCACACCGCCAGCAAATGGCCCTGAGCCGAGGCATGACAGGCACCCAGGAAGGAGAGCCCAAAGTGGCCTGCCCCTTCCATAAAAAGACCTTTTCACTGAAAGACGGACGCTGCCTTACCGATGAACATGAATGCAGCATCACTACTTACCCGGTGAAAGTGATTGAAAATAAAGTATATATAGGAGTATATAATCCGGTAGCGATCATGTAA
- the nirB gene encoding nitrite reductase large subunit NirB: protein MKIVIIGNGMVSYKFCEKFLSKTHSTPPQITIFGEEPRPAYDRVHLSEFFAGKTADDLLLAPSSWYSDNNIRLHLGDPVQQIDRENKTVHSYKGINESYDYLIFATGSAAFVPPIPGVDKKGVFIYRTIEDLELMRDFAPKAKRGVVIGGGLLGLEAAKAMLDLGIPDTHVIEFAPRLMPRQIDDAGSRILQSKLNQLGLEIHTNKNTSIILGEDTITGLQFADDSILEADMLVISAGIKPRDELAKLCGLDTGHRGGIVVGDQLQTTDPAIFAIGECALHNGMVYGLVAPGYEMAEVVATNLTGGHKSFTGYDMSTKLKLIGVDVASFGDPFTGRPIVYEDTMKGIYKRINVSDDGKTLIGGILVGEAEAYNMLLQTAKNKVVLPPNPEDVLLGARGGATEAGPGVLGLPDDAIICSCESVTKAAICQAVEAGHESLNDVKKCTKAGTCCGGCVPMVKDLITSTMKAQGKYIRNVLCEHFHYSRQELYDLIKVKQLYTFDEVLDTYGHGDGCETCKPVVASILASLWNELILDKGNDTVQDSNDRFLANIQKGGTYSVVPRIPGGEITPARLLVIAQVALKYNLYTKITGGQRIDLFGAHLSDLPSIWEELIAAGFESGHAYGKALRTVKSCVGSTWCRFGLHDSVSFAIQIEERYRGLRAPHKIKSAVSGCIRECAEAQSKDFGIIATEKGWNLYVGGNGGSKPQHAILLASDLDSETCIRYIDRFLMFYIKTADPLTRTATWLNKLDGGITYLRNVVVNDSLGIAGQLEAEMQSLVDRYKCEWKEVVDNPELRKRFNHFVNAPGEKDPTIKFDHLREQKKAAEWK, encoded by the coding sequence ATGAAAATAGTAATCATTGGCAACGGAATGGTGAGCTACAAGTTTTGTGAGAAATTCCTCTCAAAGACACACTCAACACCACCTCAGATCACGATATTTGGCGAAGAGCCCCGCCCCGCCTACGACCGGGTGCATCTAAGCGAGTTTTTTGCCGGCAAAACGGCAGATGATCTCCTGCTCGCCCCCTCCTCCTGGTACAGCGATAATAATATCCGCCTGCACCTGGGAGATCCTGTTCAACAAATCGACCGTGAAAATAAGACCGTGCATTCCTACAAAGGTATCAACGAATCTTATGATTATCTCATATTCGCCACAGGTTCAGCCGCTTTTGTTCCCCCCATTCCAGGGGTTGACAAAAAAGGCGTATTCATTTACCGCACCATCGAAGACCTGGAACTCATGCGCGACTTTGCGCCCAAAGCAAAACGCGGCGTAGTTATAGGCGGAGGCCTCCTGGGCCTGGAAGCTGCCAAAGCCATGCTGGACCTCGGTATTCCGGATACCCACGTCATCGAATTTGCACCCCGGCTCATGCCCCGCCAGATTGATGATGCAGGTTCCCGCATCCTTCAGTCCAAACTCAACCAACTGGGCCTCGAAATCCATACTAATAAGAACACCTCTATTATATTAGGTGAAGACACCATCACAGGATTACAGTTTGCCGACGATTCCATTCTTGAAGCAGATATGCTGGTGATCTCCGCTGGGATCAAACCCAGGGATGAACTCGCAAAACTCTGCGGACTGGATACCGGCCACAGGGGAGGAATCGTAGTAGGCGACCAGTTGCAAACCACCGACCCTGCCATCTTTGCAATCGGTGAATGTGCCCTGCATAATGGTATGGTCTATGGCCTGGTAGCCCCCGGTTACGAAATGGCCGAAGTTGTAGCCACCAACCTTACCGGTGGCCACAAATCTTTTACCGGCTACGACATGAGCACCAAACTCAAACTCATCGGCGTAGACGTTGCCAGCTTCGGCGATCCTTTCACCGGCCGTCCTATTGTATATGAAGACACCATGAAAGGCATTTACAAACGTATCAATGTCTCCGACGATGGTAAAACATTAATAGGTGGTATCCTCGTTGGCGAAGCAGAAGCCTATAACATGCTCCTGCAAACCGCCAAAAACAAAGTTGTACTGCCACCCAATCCCGAAGATGTACTGCTCGGCGCACGCGGCGGTGCTACTGAAGCCGGCCCTGGCGTATTAGGTTTGCCGGACGATGCCATCATCTGTAGCTGCGAAAGCGTGACCAAAGCCGCCATCTGCCAGGCAGTGGAAGCTGGTCATGAAAGCCTCAATGATGTTAAGAAATGTACTAAAGCCGGCACCTGCTGCGGAGGTTGTGTACCCATGGTCAAAGACCTGATCACCTCTACCATGAAAGCACAGGGCAAATACATCCGCAATGTGCTCTGTGAACACTTCCATTATTCCCGCCAGGAATTATATGACCTGATCAAAGTAAAGCAGCTCTACACTTTCGACGAAGTACTGGATACCTACGGTCACGGCGATGGCTGCGAAACCTGCAAACCTGTAGTCGCCTCCATCCTCGCCAGCCTCTGGAATGAACTCATTCTCGACAAAGGCAATGACACCGTACAGGATTCCAACGACCGCTTCCTCGCCAATATCCAGAAAGGTGGTACCTATTCCGTAGTACCCCGCATTCCCGGTGGCGAAATCACCCCTGCCAGATTACTGGTCATCGCACAGGTGGCCCTTAAATACAATCTCTACACCAAAATAACAGGTGGTCAGCGTATAGACCTTTTCGGAGCTCACCTCAGCGATCTGCCTTCCATCTGGGAAGAGTTAATCGCTGCGGGCTTCGAAAGCGGCCATGCCTATGGTAAAGCACTCCGCACCGTGAAGAGTTGTGTAGGCTCTACCTGGTGCCGTTTTGGCCTGCACGACAGTGTAAGCTTTGCCATTCAGATCGAAGAACGTTACCGTGGTTTGCGGGCACCTCACAAGATCAAGTCTGCCGTATCAGGTTGTATCCGTGAATGTGCAGAAGCCCAGAGCAAAGACTTCGGCATCATCGCCACCGAAAAAGGCTGGAACCTGTATGTAGGTGGTAATGGCGGTTCCAAGCCACAGCACGCTATCCTCCTCGCTTCGGACCTGGATAGTGAAACCTGCATCCGCTATATAGACCGCTTCCTGATGTTCTATATCAAAACCGCTGATCCGCTCACCCGTACTGCTACCTGGCTCAACAAACTGGATGGCGGCATCACTTACCTCCGTAATGTAGTGGTGAACGATAGTCTGGGTATTGCTGGTCAACTGGAAGCAGAAATGCAATCACTCGTAGACAGGTATAAATGCGAATGGAAAGAAGTAGTTGACAATCCTGAACTGCGCAAACGATTTAATCACTTCGTAAACGCCCCTGGCGAAAAAGATCCGACTATAAAATTCGATCATCTCAGAGAACAAAAAAAAGCTGCCGAATGGAAGTAA
- the cobA gene encoding uroporphyrinogen-III C-methyltransferase produces MAKLSLVGAGPGDPELITLKAINVLKRADVILYDALVNEELLSYAKPAAVLQFVGKRYGCHSLSQQEINHLIVEYAYSHGHVVRLKGGDPFVFGRAGEEIAAANAAGIQVEVIPGISSALAAAESQMIPLTSRGVTESFWVTTGTTLTGDISGDIELAARSTATVIILMAMSKLEAIMEIFTEHGKKDLPVAIIQEATTGRDKMVVGTVTDIYYKAQHEGMANPAVIVVGEVVRLRNIAAEVQALIKKKNNEER; encoded by the coding sequence ATGGCAAAATTATCCCTTGTAGGTGCTGGGCCGGGTGATCCGGAGCTGATTACGCTGAAGGCCATTAATGTTTTAAAAAGGGCAGATGTAATTCTTTATGATGCGTTGGTAAATGAAGAATTGCTGAGTTATGCAAAGCCGGCGGCGGTATTGCAGTTTGTGGGCAAGCGGTATGGATGTCATTCCCTGTCACAGCAGGAGATCAACCATCTGATAGTGGAATATGCTTATAGTCATGGGCATGTGGTAAGGCTGAAGGGGGGAGATCCGTTTGTATTTGGCCGTGCCGGGGAAGAGATTGCAGCGGCGAATGCTGCGGGGATACAGGTGGAGGTGATTCCGGGTATTTCCAGTGCCCTGGCGGCAGCGGAGTCCCAGATGATACCGCTTACCAGCAGGGGGGTAACTGAAAGTTTCTGGGTAACAACGGGTACTACGCTCACGGGTGATATATCAGGAGATATTGAGCTGGCGGCCCGGTCTACGGCGACTGTTATTATATTGATGGCCATGAGTAAACTGGAGGCGATTATGGAGATCTTTACCGAGCATGGTAAAAAGGATCTGCCGGTGGCTATCATCCAGGAGGCGACTACGGGCAGGGATAAAATGGTTGTCGGTACAGTAACTGATATCTATTATAAGGCTCAACATGAAGGAATGGCAAATCCTGCTGTGATTGTAGTGGGAGAAGTAGTACGTTTGCGTAATATAGCTGCCGAAGTGCAGGCATTGATCAAAAAGAAGAACAATGAAGAAAGATAA
- a CDS encoding Crp/Fnr family transcriptional regulator encodes MKKDKSGCNLSTCMFCRLCVPEWTPAIQAHKQTYTVKKGGLLFKEGDPVQGIFFLYSGSVKVHKHWGEEKELIVRFARRGDIVGHRGVGTTQFYPVSATALEAVEVCFIPLDFFQVTLKVNHDFLYAMMLFYATELQESEEKMRNLVNMPVKGRVAYALLLLAEKFGQDAEGNIDLILSRQDLASYTGTTYETAFRVMSELIQEQAIAVSGKSIAVTDTAKLQVYSRLQ; translated from the coding sequence ATGAAGAAAGATAAATCGGGTTGTAATTTAAGCACCTGTATGTTCTGCCGGCTTTGTGTACCTGAATGGACACCTGCTATACAGGCGCACAAGCAAACTTATACTGTTAAAAAAGGCGGGTTGTTATTTAAGGAGGGAGATCCTGTACAGGGAATTTTCTTTTTATATAGTGGATCCGTGAAAGTGCATAAGCACTGGGGAGAGGAAAAGGAATTGATTGTACGTTTTGCCCGTAGGGGAGACATTGTCGGGCATAGGGGGGTCGGTACCACTCAATTTTATCCCGTATCAGCTACTGCTTTGGAGGCTGTGGAAGTTTGTTTTATTCCCCTTGATTTTTTCCAGGTCACACTGAAGGTGAACCATGATTTCCTGTATGCCATGATGCTTTTCTATGCTACTGAACTACAGGAATCAGAAGAGAAGATGCGGAACCTGGTAAACATGCCGGTGAAGGGTAGGGTGGCTTACGCTTTATTATTACTGGCTGAGAAGTTTGGGCAGGATGCTGAGGGAAATATAGACCTGATACTAAGCAGGCAGGACCTGGCTTCTTATACAGGAACGACGTATGAAACCGCCTTCAGGGTGATGAGTGAGCTGATCCAGGAGCAGGCCATCGCTGTATCCGGCAAGAGTATAGCTGTGACAGATACAGCGAAGCTGCAGGTATATTCCCGCTTACAATAG
- a CDS encoding response regulator transcription factor: protein MIKVIVVEDHPIMVEGLKNILRTDLTIDVIGDYGNGKSVLQALEEKDHPDVILMDVNLPDVSGINLTTEIKKKYEDIKIIALSVHDEQPVIHSMLQNGASGYVLKNALGNEIIKAINTVMDGEEYLCTSTREALKSADQDMLKAIPRITRREKEILQLIGKGLTTIQIAEQLFISTHTVESHRKNLMEKFGVNNTTSVVKLAAEYKLL, encoded by the coding sequence ATGATAAAGGTTATAGTTGTTGAAGACCACCCCATTATGGTGGAAGGACTGAAGAACATACTGCGTACTGACCTGACCATTGATGTGATCGGGGATTATGGCAATGGTAAAAGCGTACTACAGGCATTGGAAGAAAAAGATCACCCGGATGTCATCCTCATGGATGTGAACCTTCCGGATGTAAGTGGCATAAACCTGACCACAGAGATTAAAAAGAAGTACGAAGATATCAAGATCATCGCCCTCAGTGTGCACGATGAGCAACCTGTTATTCACAGTATGCTCCAAAACGGTGCAAGTGGCTATGTATTGAAAAATGCCCTGGGCAATGAAATCATCAAAGCCATCAATACCGTGATGGATGGAGAAGAATACCTTTGTACCAGTACCCGCGAAGCACTGAAAAGCGCTGACCAGGACATGCTAAAAGCCATCCCGCGCATTACCCGCCGCGAAAAGGAAATCCTCCAGCTCATAGGCAAAGGCCTGACCACTATCCAGATAGCAGAACAATTATTTATCAGTACCCATACAGTAGAAAGCCATCGTAAGAACCTGATGGAAAAGTTTGGTGTGAACAATACGACTTCGGTTGTAAAACTCGCGGCTGAATACAAACTATTGTAA
- a CDS encoding tetratricopeptide repeat-containing sensor histidine kinase, translating into MGTLFTYKRVLSILIIMLLIANSTFFTSCSRSKPTYLDSLQNAIRRVPDEASRVELFLRLAKKLQTTDSALAFSYIQQALKLEEKRDNKLGIASAHLALGEWYRTYRDPQEAEKYLILAKEALKKDTARESRKLMAMTRINIATVMGDKGYTQLQVEEYLNAIPIIEQLNEPKILGSTYQSLGDIFFNKAQYKTATTYYNKSLETYADSAVFTDDIISRHLNLSSCMFYLDSLQQMQQHLSDAKKKLDSMPGDSSNLWASWFDYQGQLDQKHQMYVHATTMFNSGLSIARRYQDNTTICQNLYSLAKLHNRLGQYDIAMSFMNEYTALASSLRDYPLHMPALDLMADIAYKQSNSDQGYRFLRQYITLADSMQEQEVTAKLHELETQFQTSEKERRILQLQHENERQEFALQKNRLLISLMIVIMISLLVVAGLSYLFYRNGRKLLTQQEQLHQFEVDRIRQEHHISLLSAMLEGQEQERTRLARDLHDGLGGLLSGIKLELSTIPTIDDIEIKHDKVNNTLQRLDGAMDELRRIARSMMPEILIKYGLGEATVEYCRGLKKTGVNNIVCQVYNFHTDSMKHTRQVVLYRIMQELVNNAIKHANASQILVLLQQTDNTIFLTIEDDGAGFDTTQGNKLKGAGLANIQARVDFLGGKMEIQSEIGTGTTITIECATSEKNDA; encoded by the coding sequence ATGGGAACATTATTTACTTACAAGCGGGTATTAAGCATACTCATTATCATGCTGTTAATTGCAAACAGCACATTCTTCACCAGCTGCTCCAGGTCCAAACCGACCTACCTGGATAGCCTTCAAAACGCTATCCGAAGGGTTCCCGACGAAGCTTCAAGGGTGGAATTATTTCTCCGGCTTGCAAAAAAATTGCAGACCACCGACAGCGCTTTAGCCTTCTCTTACATACAACAGGCACTTAAACTGGAAGAAAAACGGGATAACAAACTCGGAATCGCCAGTGCTCATCTTGCCCTGGGTGAATGGTACCGAACCTACCGTGATCCCCAGGAAGCAGAAAAGTACCTGATCCTGGCAAAAGAGGCCCTTAAAAAGGATACGGCCAGGGAAAGCCGCAAGCTCATGGCCATGACACGGATTAATATCGCCACGGTCATGGGCGACAAAGGCTATACCCAGCTACAGGTAGAAGAATACCTGAATGCTATCCCCATTATCGAACAACTCAATGAGCCCAAAATACTGGGATCCACCTACCAGAGCCTGGGAGACATCTTCTTTAATAAGGCACAATACAAAACTGCCACTACATATTATAATAAGAGCCTGGAAACATATGCCGACTCCGCAGTGTTCACAGACGACATCATCAGCCGGCACCTGAACCTGTCCAGCTGTATGTTCTACCTCGATAGCCTGCAGCAAATGCAGCAGCACCTCTCCGATGCCAAAAAGAAACTGGACTCCATGCCGGGAGACTCTTCCAACCTCTGGGCTTCCTGGTTCGACTACCAGGGGCAGCTGGATCAGAAACACCAGATGTATGTACATGCCACCACCATGTTCAACAGTGGATTGTCTATCGCCCGCCGCTACCAGGATAACACCACCATCTGTCAGAACCTCTATTCCCTGGCAAAATTGCATAACCGACTTGGCCAGTATGATATAGCCATGTCATTTATGAACGAATATACAGCACTGGCATCCTCTCTCAGGGATTATCCCCTGCACATGCCAGCACTGGACCTCATGGCCGATATCGCCTACAAACAAAGTAATTCAGATCAGGGATACCGCTTCCTGAGACAATATATTACCCTTGCCGACAGCATGCAGGAACAGGAAGTGACCGCCAAACTGCACGAACTGGAAACCCAGTTCCAGACCTCTGAAAAAGAAAGACGCATCCTGCAACTGCAACATGAAAACGAAAGACAGGAATTTGCCCTGCAGAAAAACAGGTTGCTGATTTCCCTGATGATCGTGATAATGATCTCATTGCTGGTCGTAGCAGGATTGAGTTATCTCTTTTACCGCAACGGACGCAAACTGCTCACACAACAGGAACAACTGCACCAGTTCGAAGTAGACCGCATCCGCCAGGAACATCACATCTCCCTCTTGAGTGCAATGCTGGAAGGACAGGAACAGGAACGTACCCGCCTGGCCAGAGATCTGCACGATGGACTGGGAGGATTATTATCTGGTATCAAACTTGAGCTATCTACGATCCCTACCATAGATGATATCGAGATCAAGCACGATAAAGTAAATAATACACTCCAGCGACTGGATGGCGCCATGGATGAACTGCGCCGTATAGCCCGCAGCATGATGCCTGAAATCCTGATTAAATACGGACTGGGTGAAGCAACCGTAGAATACTGCCGTGGCCTCAAAAAAACCGGCGTAAATAATATCGTCTGCCAGGTATACAATTTCCATACAGACAGTATGAAACATACCCGCCAGGTAGTACTGTACAGAATTATGCAGGAGCTTGTCAACAATGCTATCAAGCATGCAAATGCCTCCCAGATCCTTGTACTGCTGCAGCAAACAGACAACACCATCTTCCTGACGATAGAAGATGATGGAGCAGGCTTTGATACCACGCAGGGAAATAAATTAAAAGGCGCCGGCCTCGCCAATATCCAGGCCCGTGTAGACTTCCTCGGTGGAAAAATGGAAATTCAATCAGAAATAGGAACAGGAACCACCATCACAATCGAATGTGCAACAAGCGAAAAAAATGATGCATGA
- a CDS encoding DUF983 domain-containing protein produces the protein MCAEKIEKRPNFFLSIWKNRCPACRKGKLFKTDNAYNLKHFTEMNEKCPVCGEDLQREIGFYFGTGYVSYALTVAFSVATFVAWYVLIGFSLDDNRIFWWIGINAVLLVLLQPPIMRISRTIWLAFFVGYNPEIKTGHYQH, from the coding sequence ATGTGTGCAGAAAAAATCGAAAAACGGCCCAACTTCTTCCTTAGTATCTGGAAAAACAGATGTCCCGCCTGCCGTAAAGGAAAACTTTTTAAGACAGACAATGCCTATAACCTGAAGCATTTTACAGAAATGAACGAGAAATGCCCCGTATGTGGAGAAGATCTGCAAAGGGAAATCGGGTTCTACTTTGGTACAGGCTATGTAAGTTATGCGCTCACCGTGGCATTTAGTGTGGCCACCTTCGTAGCCTGGTATGTGCTGATCGGTTTCTCACTTGATGACAACAGAATATTCTGGTGGATTGGCATCAACGCAGTCCTGCTCGTTCTCCTGCAGCCACCCATCATGCGTATTTCCCGAACCATCTGGCTTGCCTTCTTTGTGGGCTATAATCCTGAAATAAAAACAGGACACTATCAACACTAA
- a CDS encoding AraC family transcriptional regulator: MARATIPVYDVCTIDKNGQPLHLMVEDFAGYLDKHYQARHHPHRHGFYHLVMFTKGSGSHTIDFVKFDVQPFQVYFMAPGQVHSWDFTSRTDGYIIHFAADFFRSFLLNPNYLDQFSFFSGNSQQSVCQLPAYIYPEVTELFERLLREANQHPQLNLDMICLRLLELFITVERHTTRPGTAALTGHTSMQLRNFQQLINQYFRSKRLPKDYAALLYITPNHLNALCRELLGKTAGDVIRDRILLEAKRLLTNADMSILEIAYDLNFKDNSYFTRFFRNYEGITPEEFRKKFITQ; the protein is encoded by the coding sequence ATGGCTCGCGCTACAATACCGGTCTACGATGTCTGTACCATAGACAAGAACGGGCAACCGTTGCACCTGATGGTAGAAGACTTTGCCGGATACCTCGACAAACACTACCAGGCAAGGCATCATCCGCACAGGCATGGTTTCTATCACCTGGTGATGTTCACAAAAGGTAGCGGATCCCACACCATCGACTTTGTCAAATTCGATGTACAACCCTTCCAGGTCTACTTTATGGCTCCAGGCCAGGTTCACAGCTGGGATTTTACAAGCCGTACCGACGGATATATTATTCACTTCGCCGCCGACTTCTTCCGATCCTTCCTGCTCAATCCTAATTACCTGGATCAGTTCAGTTTCTTCAGTGGCAACAGCCAGCAATCCGTTTGCCAGCTACCGGCTTACATTTATCCGGAAGTCACCGAACTGTTCGAAAGACTGTTACGGGAAGCAAACCAGCATCCTCAGCTTAACCTGGACATGATCTGCCTGCGGTTGCTGGAGCTCTTCATCACTGTAGAACGACATACCACCAGACCGGGAACCGCGGCCCTGACAGGACATACTTCCATGCAGCTTCGCAACTTCCAACAGCTTATCAATCAGTATTTTCGTAGTAAAAGACTGCCGAAAGATTATGCCGCTTTGCTGTACATAACACCCAATCATCTCAATGCATTGTGCAGGGAATTGCTGGGCAAAACAGCCGGCGACGTGATCCGTGACAGGATCCTGCTGGAAGCTAAACGACTGCTTACCAATGCAGATATGAGCATTCTCGAAATCGCGTACGATCTTAATTTTAAGGACAACTCTTACTTCACCCGTTTCTTCAGAAATTATGAGGGGATCACACCCGAAGAATTCAGAAAGAAATTTATTACTCAATAA